From the genome of Aliarcobacter lanthieri:
ATTATAAGGAATAGTTTTTTACTTTGGTTCTTAAATTTTATAGATATAAAATTTTTTATATCAAAAAAAATTGAACAAGTATTACTAAAAAAAAATATTTGTCATAAAATCTCAAATTTTGAAAAGATTGCTAAAAAAAGATTGAAAAATTATAATAGTAATATTATCATTGAAGGACACTATCATCAAGGAAGTAGTTTTAATTTTGAAAATAAAGAGTATATAAATGTACCATCTTTATGTTGTCAAAAAAGTTTTATAAGATTTAAAGATAATCAATTTATAGAAGAAAAATAAGGAATAAAATTTGCCAGAATTCAAAGTAGTAAGTGATTATAGTCCAAGTGGAGATCAGCCAAATGCAATAGAATATTTAAGTAGTTCGATATTACAAGGAAATCAATATAATACATTATTAGGTGTTACTGGAAGTGGAAAAACTTATACTATTGCAAAAGTTATAGAAAAGGTTCAAAAACCAACACTTATTATGACTCATAATAAAACTTTAGCAGCTCAACTTTATAGTGAATTTAAACAATTCTTTCCCAATAATCATGTTGAGTATTTTATTTCATATTATGATTATTACCAACCTGAAGCTTATATTCCAAGAAGTGATTTGTTTATTGAAAAAGATAGTTCAATAAATGATGAGTTAGAAAGATTAAGGCTTAGTGCAACAGCATCACTTTTATCATTTGATGATGTTATAGTTATAGCTTCTGTTTCAGCAAACTATGGACTTGGAAATCCAACTGAGTATAAAGCAATGGTTCAAAGAATTGAAGTCGGATTTGAATATTCACAAAAATCTTTTTTATTAAAATTAATTGAGATGGGTTATAAAAGAAATGATAAATTTTTTGATAGAGCAGATTTTAGAGTAAATGGTGATGTTATAGATATTTTTCCTGCATATTTTGAAGATGAATTTATAAGAGTTGAATTCTTTGGTGATGAGGTTGAAAGTATTACTAAACATGAATATTTAACTAATACAAAAATAAAAGACTTAAATGAAGTGATTATCTATTCAGTTAATCCTTTCGTTGTAACACAAGATAATTTAAGTAAAGCTGTAAAACAAATAGAAGAAGAATTAGAAGATAGATTAGCATTCTTTCAAAAAGAAAATAAGTTAGTAGAGTATCAAAGATTAAAACAAAGAGTTGAATTTGATTTAGAAATGATTGAAGGTACTGGGATGTGTAAAGGAATAGAAAATTATGCACGACATTTAACAGGTTTAAAACCTGGTGAAACTCCATATTCATTATTGGATTATTTTGAACAAATGGGTAAGGAATTTTTACTTGTTGTTGATGAATCTCATGTATCTTTACCTCAATTTCGTGGAATGCATGTAGCTGATAGAAGTAGAAAAGAGGTTTTAGTTGAATATGGGTTTAGATTACCATCTGCACTTGATAATAGACCACTAAAATTTGAAGAGTTTATAAATAAAGCACCTCATTATGTTTTTGTAAGTGCAACACCAAATGAATTAGAATTAGAATTAAGTTCTGTTGTAGCGGAGCAAATTATAAGACCTACAGGACTTCTTGACCCTGTTATTGAAATTATGGATAGTCAATTTCAAGTAGAAAAACTTCATGATGAGATTAAAAAAACAATTGCTAAAAATGAGAGAGTTTTAGTTACTGTTTTAACCAAAAAAATGGCAGAAGAATTAGCTAGTTACTATGCAGATTTAGGAATAAAAGTAAAATATATGCACTCTGAAATTGATGCAATTGAAAGGAATCAAATAATAAGAGAGTTAAGACTTGGAACTTTTGATGTATTAATTGGGATAAATTTACTTAGAGAAGGGCTTGATATTCCAGAAACTTCTCTTGTTGCAATACTTGATGCAGATAAAGAAGGGTTTTTAAGAAGTAAAACTTCTCTTATACAAACAATAGGAAGAGCTGCAAGAAATGAAAATGGAAGAGTTATTCTTTTCGCTCAGAAAATAACAGCCTCTATGCAATTTGCTATTGATGAAACAAATAGAAGAAGAAAACTACAAGAAGAACATAATAAACTTCATAATATTACTCCAAAATCAACTACAAGAAAGCTAGATGAAAATTTAAAGCTTGAAGAGTATGATACTGTGGCATTAAAAAAACAAAGGCTTGAAAAAATGCCAGCAAGTGAGAGAAAAAAAATATTAGTTGAGTTAAATAAACAGATGAAGAAAGCAGCAAGTGATTTGAATTTTGAAGAAGCTATAAGATTAAGAGATGAAATAGCAAAAATAAAAGATATTTAATAGTTGAGAATTTAATATGAAAAAAGCAACGAAACAAGAAATAGAAATAATAAAACAAGCCTTTTTAGAACATTATAGTGATGCTGTAACTGAACTAAATTATAAAAATGACTATGAACTTTTAATAGCTATTATTCTATCTGCTCAATGTACAGATAAGAGAGTTAATATTATAACTCCAGCACTATTTGAAAAATATCCTAGTGTAAAAGAATTAGCTGTTGCAAATTTAGATGATGTTAAAAAGATCATAAACTCTTGTTCTTTTTTTAATAATAAAGCAAAAAATATTATAAAAATGGCACAAAGTGTAATAATGGATTATGATGGAGAAATACCTCATGAGCAAAAAGAGTTGATGAAACTCGCAGGTGTTGGAAATAAAACTGCAAATGTATTTATGATAGAGTTTGAGGGTGCAAATGTTATGGCTGTTGATACTCATGTTTTTAGAGTTTCTCATCGTTTAGGTCTTAGTGATGCTAAAAATGTAACTTTAACAGAAGCTGATTTAGTAAAAAAATTAAAAGGAGACTTACATATTTTTCATCAAGCTATGGTTTTATTTGGAAGATATATCTGTAAAGCTGTAAAACCAGAATGTGATAAGTGTTATTTTCCACAAGTTTGTAAAACTAAGAGTAGTTTTAAACCTATGTAAAATTTATAAAGAAAAGTTATTTTTCAATACACTCTTCTTTTAAATTTGCAAAATCTTTAAATACAAACTCTTTTTGTATTTTATTTATCTCAACATTATTCATTGTACACAGAAATTCTTTATCATCTTTTTTTACTATATATGTAAATTTATATATAAATTGATCTTTAGAACTAACAACTTTATTATTCAATAGTTCATAATTAAGACTTTCTATTGATAGATTTTTAGTTTTCTCGTATCTTTCTTTAAATATTTTTGGTAAATAATTTTCATTTAATTTTTCATATAAAATAGTTCCTATTGTTACAAATAAAATAGTTGATAAAAGTATAATAAACTCTCTTTTCTCAAATTGATCATTTACCTTATATATTATCACTGTTAAAATTACAATAAAAATGGCAATACCAATAATAATTTGCATATTTTTCCTTTTTTTAGTTTTTATTATATCTAAGTATTAATTATATTTTAAAAGTATTAAATTCATAACTTTTAAAATAAATATTTTTTATGTTAATTTTAAGTAGTTAAGTTCCTTTATAAAACAACTATACCTAAGTTTTTATACAGTTATTTTCTTGTAATATTTTTTTTCTTAAAATTATAAAAATACAATAATAATTAATTCATTTATTAGTAGTGTTTTTATAATTAAAATAACAAAGGACGCAAAAATGTTAAATAAGTTTAACACAAGAAAAAAATTGTTTTTATTTCCTATATTATTTATATTAATAGTTGGAATAATTGTAAGTGTATATAAATACTATATGAATATATATGAAACTAGAAATGCTGCTTCAGTAGCTTCTGAAAAATTTATCTCTGATACTATTAGAACAAGATTTGTTGTTTTACAGTTTATGAGAACATCAACACCTCAAACAGAGAAAATTGTACTTGAAGATATAAAATATCTTAAAAATAATATGAAAGAGGCAGTTTCTGGTTATACTGAAAAAAATAATATAAAACTAGCAAATGAAATTTTATCTTTATTAGATGAGTATGAGAATGAATTCTTATTATACTCAAAAGTAAAAATTACTGATTATGAAAAAGGAATTTTAGAAGAAGATAAAAACATATCAATTTCTATAAATAATATGGCAAAAACAGGTGTTTCAATACAAGATAAAGCTGCAGAAATATCTAAAAAAGCGATAGAATTAAGAGATGAAGCAGATGATACTATGGAAAGAGTACTTATTACAGTTTTAATATCTTCTATTATATTGTTTATAATTATTTCAATAATAATATCAAATGCAGTAGTTAATTCAATAGAACGATTTAAAGATGGTTTATTAGGCTTTTTTGCATATTTAAATAGAGAAACATCAACAACTCAATTACTTGATGACAGTGCAAATGATGAATTTGGAGAAATGTCAAAAGTCGTTAATGAAAATATAATTAAGACTAAAAAAGGGATAGAAGAAGATAGACAACTAATTGATGAAACAATAACTGTTCTTGGTGAATTTGAACAGGGTGATTTATGTCAAAGATTAAATACTGAAGTATCTAATCCGGCTTTAACTCAACTTAAAAATGTTATAAATAATATGGGTAATGTACTTGAAACGAATATAGAAAATATTTTAGATGTATTAGAAAAATACTCAAAATATGATTATATGAAAAGAGTTCCAACAAGTGGTATAAAAGAGCAGTTATTAGCTTTAGCAAATGGTATAAATAGTCTTGGAGATTCTATTACTCAAATGTTAGTAGAAAATAAATCAAATGGTTTAACTTTAGATAATAGTTCAATGATTTTATTAGCGAATGTAGATAAATTAAATTTATCTTCAAATGAAGCAGCAGCATCTTTAGAAGAAACAGCAGCAGCTTTAGAAGAGATAACAAGTAATATTAGAAATAATACAGAGAGTATTGCAAAAATGTCAAATCTTTCTAATGATGTTACTAAATCAGCGAATTTAGGTGAAGAATTAGCAAATAAAACAACAATGGCAATGGATGAGATAAATGTACAAGTAAATTTAGTACATGAAGCCATAGGAGTTATAGATAATATAGCATTCCAAACAAATATCTTAAGTTTAAATGCAGCTGTAGAAGCAGCAACAGCAGGAGAAGCAGGGAAAGGGTTCGCTGTAGTTGCACAAGAAGTGCGAAATTTAGCATCTCGTTCAGCAGAAGCAGCAAAAGAGATAAAAGATATAGTGGAAAGAGCAACAGTAAAAGCAAATGAAGGTAAAAATATAGCAACAACAAT
Proteins encoded in this window:
- the uvrB gene encoding excinuclease ABC subunit UvrB codes for the protein MPEFKVVSDYSPSGDQPNAIEYLSSSILQGNQYNTLLGVTGSGKTYTIAKVIEKVQKPTLIMTHNKTLAAQLYSEFKQFFPNNHVEYFISYYDYYQPEAYIPRSDLFIEKDSSINDELERLRLSATASLLSFDDVIVIASVSANYGLGNPTEYKAMVQRIEVGFEYSQKSFLLKLIEMGYKRNDKFFDRADFRVNGDVIDIFPAYFEDEFIRVEFFGDEVESITKHEYLTNTKIKDLNEVIIYSVNPFVVTQDNLSKAVKQIEEELEDRLAFFQKENKLVEYQRLKQRVEFDLEMIEGTGMCKGIENYARHLTGLKPGETPYSLLDYFEQMGKEFLLVVDESHVSLPQFRGMHVADRSRKEVLVEYGFRLPSALDNRPLKFEEFINKAPHYVFVSATPNELELELSSVVAEQIIRPTGLLDPVIEIMDSQFQVEKLHDEIKKTIAKNERVLVTVLTKKMAEELASYYADLGIKVKYMHSEIDAIERNQIIRELRLGTFDVLIGINLLREGLDIPETSLVAILDADKEGFLRSKTSLIQTIGRAARNENGRVILFAQKITASMQFAIDETNRRRKLQEEHNKLHNITPKSTTRKLDENLKLEEYDTVALKKQRLEKMPASERKKILVELNKQMKKAASDLNFEEAIRLRDEIAKIKDI
- the nth gene encoding endonuclease III, whose translation is MKKATKQEIEIIKQAFLEHYSDAVTELNYKNDYELLIAIILSAQCTDKRVNIITPALFEKYPSVKELAVANLDDVKKIINSCSFFNNKAKNIIKMAQSVIMDYDGEIPHEQKELMKLAGVGNKTANVFMIEFEGANVMAVDTHVFRVSHRLGLSDAKNVTLTEADLVKKLKGDLHIFHQAMVLFGRYICKAVKPECDKCYFPQVCKTKSSFKPM
- a CDS encoding methyl-accepting chemotaxis protein; its protein translation is MLNKFNTRKKLFLFPILFILIVGIIVSVYKYYMNIYETRNAASVASEKFISDTIRTRFVVLQFMRTSTPQTEKIVLEDIKYLKNNMKEAVSGYTEKNNIKLANEILSLLDEYENEFLLYSKVKITDYEKGILEEDKNISISINNMAKTGVSIQDKAAEISKKAIELRDEADDTMERVLITVLISSIILFIIISIIISNAVVNSIERFKDGLLGFFAYLNRETSTTQLLDDSANDEFGEMSKVVNENIIKTKKGIEEDRQLIDETITVLGEFEQGDLCQRLNTEVSNPALTQLKNVINNMGNVLETNIENILDVLEKYSKYDYMKRVPTSGIKEQLLALANGINSLGDSITQMLVENKSNGLTLDNSSMILLANVDKLNLSSNEAAASLEETAAALEEITSNIRNNTESIAKMSNLSNDVTKSANLGEELANKTTMAMDEINVQVNLVHEAIGVIDNIAFQTNILSLNAAVEAATAGEAGKGFAVVAQEVRNLASRSAEAAKEIKDIVERATVKANEGKNIATTMIDGYKELNDNISHTMNLISDIQNASKEQLLGIEQINDAVNQLDQQTQQNAMVASQSHDIAIATDNIAKMIVEDANQKNFLGKNEVKAKDIGNQRKDIKNTQIISNKKISTIQSTKPVVIKDNSKDDEWESF